The genomic interval tatttcttgaactataaatattatattattatttttttttacatataaacgagtgatataattatatttgtttatttaattttaacaaAGTAATGAGATATCAACGGAAGTGATTGTGTGACAAGTGGCATCAttgaattataataatataatcaaatattGTCTTTCTAAGTTTCGGAGTCAATCATGGGTTTCTGATGTCAACGGTTTTACCTAaccaatattatatattattaaatattatcccgaattttcttttattctcatACGACATTCTCTTCTCATCCttgtatttttattgaattgCATATATACCCCTCTACTCTCATTTCTACTCTCATTTTATTCGTTTTCattagattataatttatatatatttatggcaAGTACTCTGTACATGTACTTCATTTGtattcacatttatttattattgctcACCAATAATCTGActcatattaatattaataataatactaagTACATAAccattacattatttatttaatacaaCTGTAAGTAAGCAAATTTAAAAATACCGTTgcctttttatttattattactaattaaaattaaaaatggaatttattattaataataataataattattattattatttacgtTCTGCGGGCCTACCGTACACCCGCGGCTTTCGTCTTCACTCAGAATAATGAAGTAGACAGAGAAATATTTGACTTTTTCTTAACAGAGAAACCAGAACagcaagctctctctctctctctctctctctctctctctctctctctctctctctctctctctctctctctctctctgtctctctctctctctcttaaacTTGGGTGGGAATTGAGAATTCGCCTCAATTACACGAACCCTCATTTTCAAGTCTTTAcctttaaaaactatttttcattttttttgtcaTATTCTCATTTTCATGCCTCACTTTTCCCAGAAAAATTTGATATTTTCTCGggaaaattttctttctttctctctctcagcTGATCAGTTATGGCAGCTACTTCTAACTTTGTTTTAGGTAAAGCTCTAGTATATTTTTTAACGTTATTTTTAGTAGTATTGTGTAGGGGTTCTGTGAGCTGTTATGGTTTCGGGACTTTCGGTTTCGATATCCACCATAAATTTTCGGATCCCGTAAGGGGAATTCTCGGGTTCGATGAGGTGCCACAGAAGGGGACTGTGGATTATTATAAGGTTTTGGTCCATGGAGACCATCTAATCAAGGGTCGACACCTCGCCTCTGATGATCAGACCACACCCCTCGCCTTCTACCCTGGCAACGACACAGTACAGCTTGGTGGCCCGTTTGGATAGTATGTTCTCTCACGATTTTCAAGTTCTTGTTTTTCGAGCTGGGTTTTGTTTGGTTGGTGAGAAAGTGGaggaaaacaaaaacaaaacaaaagggtctattttatattcatttatcattattattatttttcaagcttttaatcttctttttctttttataatgtTTTGTATTACAGTTTGCATTATGCCAATATATCAGTGGGGACGCCCAGTTCATCATACCTTGTGGCCTTAGACACTGGAAGCGATTTATTCTGGTTACCATGTGATTGTACCAGTTGTGTGCGTGGAATAAGGTCTGGAGATGAGGTAAGCGATTTGATCTActgctaaaaaaaatcaaagctgATGATGAATTTCATTAATTTAACTTCAGGATCTAGTATTCGTATGCTACCTTGTTTGACTATCTGAATTTGATTAGTTTTTCGTGGATTTAGCCGAATATTACCTAGATTAGATTACTAGAAATGCAGTCAAAATTTTCAACGAGGAAATGTAGTTGTGAAAATTGGTTAAGCTCATATAATTGCGTGAAAAAATCCCAATTTTGGTTTTCCTGGACTGTAATTTTTAGTCATAACCGTTGACTTAGTAGTCATTGATCTGCTGCTTAGTATAGTGAAAAATAGCTCTATTCAGAGAGGCAGAGAGCTTTCAATGGTGTTTAATATGGATATTATTGTGAAAGAATCTCCAATTTGTTTCCTCTGGACTGTAATTTTAGTCATAATTGTTGAATTCGTTCTAAAATAGCTCTCTTGACTTAGTAGTCATTCTGCTTAGTACAGTACAAAAATAGCTCTGTTTACAGAGTTTTCAATGGTGTTTAATATGGATATTATCGTGTGAAAAAATCTCCAATTTGTTTCCTCTAACTGTAATTTTAGTCATAGTCGTTAACTTTGTACTAAAATTGGTCTTTTCAGAAGCTAATTATAACATATGTTATGATCAGTCAACTGAATTTAGTAACATACTTAATAACTGCTTCTTAATAGGCTTCTAAGATTTGTATTCAATCAGCATAGTTTTCGGAGAGATTTGCTTATTGTTTGATCAATCTGCAAAATAGCTTTATTTGTTTCTTAAAATTCTTTGTCCTCTCAAACAGATAACAGAGTTTAACATCTTCAGCCCCAATGCATCATCGACAAGTAAGAAAGTATCTTGCAACAGCAGCTTGTGTGATCTACAACGACGATGCCCTTCCCAAACTAGCACTTGTCCTTATCAAGTTGTGTATCTTTCTAATGGCACATCATCTACTGGGTACTTGGTAGAGGATGTATTACACTTGACTACTGATGATTCTAAATTGAAAGGTGTTAAGGCTCCCATTACTTTTGGGTAAGTAGTTTTTGAAGTGATTTTGTATCAATAACTAACTACAGGGTAGTTAATTAACTGAAATTACTCGAGCTGATCTCATGTGCTTGCTTGTGGAGCTTTGTAATGTTCTCATCATTATCATTCATTCTCTGTTAGCAACCACGCCATAATGTGCTATTTGATTGCAGTTGTGGTACAGTTCAGACTGGTTCATTTTTAGAAGGTGCTGCTCCCAACGGTTTAATTGGGCTTGGTATAGAGGCTATATCTGTCCCCAGTCTCTTAGCAAAAGAAGGGTACACTTCAAATTCTTTCTCCATGTGTTTTGGACGCGAGGGCTTAGGCAGAATCAGATTTGGAGACAATGGAAGCGTGGACCAAGGAGAAACACCATTTAGTCTTAGAGAAACACAGTAAGTGGTCTCCTCTTAGTAAGCTTAATTCAAGTGTATTTCTAAGATAAGTTGTGTAATATCTGTACTAATTTTTCTTTGGCAATCATTAACAGTCCAACTTACAATGTCACTATCACTCAAATAAATGTGGGAGGTACCGATGCTAACCTTGAATTCAGTGCAATATTTGACTCTGGTACCTCATTTACATATCTAAATGATCCGGCTTATACACAGATCTCTGAGAGTGTAAGTGGTTTAATTAGTTGCTTTGGCCTATCATTCAAAGCTTCAGTAGTCTCATTTGTAGTTTTTGGCTATCTTGCAGTTTAATAAAATGGCAAACGAAGATCGGCATTCAAGTAATTCTAGTATCCCCTTTGAGTATTGTTATGTCTTAAGGTcagctattattattatttcttttcatGGTTAATGAGTTGGTGCACACCCTTCCAATGACTGACTTGGTTTCTACCCACAGGCCAAACCAAACTTCCTTTGAATATCCCGCCCTGAATTTCACGATGAAAGGCGGTCATGTTTACCCTGTGAAGGAGTCAATTGTTGTGGCTTCTGATAATGTGGGGACTCATATTTAGAATTCTGATATCCCTATACTGCATTGTGTAATCTAAACTGAATTCTTGTGATCTCCAGGGTACACTTATCTACTGTCTGGGTGTTGTCAAAAGCGAAAATGTTAATATCATTGGACGTGAGTATCTGTTTGACTTatccttttcttttttcctcGTAGCATTTCTGCATAATCATTTGAATTTGTTTAACATAGGTTTTTGCATCTGTGCCATTATTTACAATAAGACTTTATTGACATTCATGCAGAAAACTTCATGACTGGTTATCGTATAACTTTTGATCGTGAGAAATTGATCTTGGGCTGGAAGGATTCTAACTGTGAGTAAAATGTACCATTTCTGGATTCATGTTCAGAAAGATTTCTAATTTATTATGTTATGTGACAATGGCAATCTATATCTCTACCAACAGGTTTCGATGAAGAAGAAACCTCAACGCTTCCGATCAAGCCATCTAGTTCTCCTGCTATGTCCCCTGCTGGCACCCTAAGCCCAGAAGCTACATCAGGCAGTGTCAACAATACTATCAAACCAGAAGCTGCGCCGCCCAGAAACCATTCGTCGAAACTTAACTCTTTCTCATTTATGTTCATTCTACTGATTATTTGTCAATTCTTTGTCATTGTTTGATCATTCTTTTTATTTAGGCAGGTTTTCTCAGCCCCTGTATAATATATTCATATGTAttagttggttttttttttttttgtatcgaGGCATATTCTACAAACAAATAGGAAGTTGGACAACATCCTTATTTTTTTGGGGGGTATATTTGTAACGTTGGTAATAGTATAAACATGGGGTTGTAAATATACATTGAACATGAGCAGAAAAAGTAACATCTTTATATTGATTCTAGTTGAGTTATTGAAGTATTGTCCTTTGGCTATGTTTTGATTTTCTGTTTCTTTGTGTATCAAAATTGATTAATGTAAAGTTTTGTGTTGTAAAAATCTATATTATCAATCCCTTTTTTCCTTTACATAATGAGCAGAGAAGTTTATCTTTGTCAAAAATAAAAGCAAAAGTATTCAATTTCAAGTTTCAACAGGTGAAAAAAAAAGGCCATTTAAGGTGAAGTGCAATTTAATCAAAGTTGGCATCACATGTGATGATTGCTGCAATTACAAGTCTCAATTCAATTTTCAGTCAACAATTTGTCGAAATGCCATTATGTCCTCGTAGAAACcgaataattaaattttgactAGGGATATTTTGATTCTATTATTTCTCTCTTATAATTTATATGACTATGTAATGCTATTCACCCAATTTACAACTTTGGAAACATACACAAAGGAAATATTATCAAAAGCATTACACCCAAATAAAAATCAGATAAAGGCTTATGTAAAAGTTTAAAGCTGAGGACTTGACAATCAGCTTCCATCACAAGATTAGTGAACCCACATTGGTGGCATTGGCAAAGACCATAGAAGACAACATGAGCTTCAGCCAAGAGAGCAGGGAAATCAGCTTTCAAGTGCCAAACTGTAGAAACTTAGGACTTGGCCATCAGAGTTACGAACCACTAGACTAGACTGACTACTCATCCCAATAAAAATTCCCCCGATGAATGTGGATTTGCTTAAGAGAGACATCCCCACAAAGCATGATAAGTGGATTCAAGCCCCTGGGAACACACTGTGCACAAGGTACCAGAGTTAATACCATGATGAGAAAGATTTGACAGTGTAAGGAAAGGAGCTACTCATTAGTCTCTTGAGAAACAAAATTTTTTACCTTTAGAACAATCTACATGGCCCCAGACTAGCTTGTCACAAGAATCAATACgtaattttaatgtaattttaaacataaatatttatgaGTGGAATGACAATCTTAAATTTTGGAATAAGCTATGAAATAGCAAAATTTTGGAGCGTCATAAGAGTCTTTGGTGGTGCATCCTTTCTAATGCGCTCCCTGTTAAATCATTGCTTGGAAGAAGATTTCAGATGGAGGATACAAGCTGTCCTTTGTGTGGGTTGAAGGAGGAATCTATTGAACATTTATTTCTTTCATGCGATGTGGTGTTACACTTATGGCGATCTTTGCCTTGGGGCATTTACCTTGTGATACTGGTATTCGTGTTTCGGACCGGGTTAAATTCATATGGGATCTTAGAAATAGGGGAATCCGAGTTGATGATGTATTTCTTTATGCATCGATTGTTGTTGACACCATTTGGAGGACGCGCAACGAAATTGTACACAATAATTCTCCTCCAGATGTGATGAAATGTATTGACCATATTTATACTTCTTTTGCAGAGTTACATGCTTCTCTCTTGCCTAGTTCTACACCGATATTGAGAGAGACATGGTCTCCTCCTCCTCAAGATTGGATAAAATTGAATTGTGATGTTAGAGTGGGCTTAGAGAGTATGTGCACAGCTGTTGTAGCAAGGAATCATCTAGGCAGGGTGGTTCGGGTTCACACATCTCGGTTGGATTTCTCGAATGCGTTATGTGGAGAAGCTACGACATGCTGTTTGGCTGTTTTGTTGGCTATGGATTTAGGGTATAAGTATGTTATTGTGGAGAGTGACTTGATGCTAGCTATCAATGTGCTCAATGGCAATGCGCTCAATGGGAAGGTGCTCTATTGGGCTCTTGAGAACTGTCTTTTTTGTATTAAGTCATCTCCTTCttttattagttgtaatttttctaatgTTAGCAGAACTTGTAATTATGTTGCTCATAATGTGGCTAAGTGAACTTTCATCCACCAATTGTACGGCTCTATTCCGATCTCCTCTTTACTGGAGAATctattttgtaatgaccgcgaggtctaaatgcttatttaattaatgtatGAATAcgtttagttaaaaaaaattatataaattaagagCGTGCAAATTATTACTCTTTGTACAATTTAAATTGTTTTACACATATAAAACTAAAGTTATTGTCATAGGCGGACCCTATGCGTTGACAAAGGGAACTTGGattaaattttcatttttcGTCCTAACATTTTTCTTGTATTGAAAATTTTGCTATTGTGACCTTACTTAGTCTATTTactttttatgtaaatttttttaatatatttataaatattttattttggatTTATACCATGGCAAGCCGTAGATTAATAAAGTGGTCCCTGAATTATAGAATGTATCAATTAAGTCATTAATTTCAGAATTAGGTCCCTacatatatgcaatattttctttatgAAAATTGATTGGAAGGCAAAGCATGCCCTTCGGTTAGATGATGAGCTATTCTGGTTCGAGGAGGTGTCTCTGCCGATTGTGGATTGCTGCTTTGTTTAATcatgtgtgattttgatcaccgcgtcaaaaaaaaaaattgttggaaGGGGTTGCCaaagtggatatatatataagtataaaaCACACTGCCCCAATTAATTAGCATCACAAATTCACACTCTTGTATATAAAGATATTCCTCTACTAAAATACTATGGCATGTGATATTTCTTAAGAATGTGATTACTTTAGAGTCTGATAGTTGTATTAATGCTATTCCTATTGCTGTGATTCTTGACAAGAAAGAATACTGCTTTTAATGACTTGGAAGGTCTTGTTTGGGGCATAAATTAAAAACCTTATCATTAAGGTTTTGTTTTTATAGAAACTAATTAATAGATCAACTCATCGTTTACCAAAGTTAGCTCTAGAGATGAAATAACCATGTTTTCTTTGCTTCTTCTTCTGTCTTTGAGGCATTTGCACATTCCTTTCTAGTGCTTTTCTATTAAATGAAGTACTTTCcttgaaaaacaaataaaataagggTGCATTATGTAaaatttgttttcaaaaaataaaaatgtatttggtattttttttttatgtatttaagtAAGGAGAgagaaattaataaacaaaagtGAAGTGGGAGAAAATGGTGagagaaaaattaagaaaatattgaTAGGAAAGAAATGTACAAAATATactatgattaaaaaaaattgtttaaataaattttaaaaagtattttttttttcttcaaatttttttttattcttagtttaaaaaataaaaaataaaaacacattttCCAAACATGttttgttaaaaatattttcattttttttaataatacaaGTTAAACACGAATTAAGTGTACGTAAAAGTTAGTTAACCACACAAATTATGGGTGTTCGtggtgcgggtggtgcggtttttaaccattttttcaaaccaactcgcacatgcggtttttctaattttccaaatTGCACTCGCACCACGATACTAAAAAACCGCACCGCATAAAATGATGCGGTGCGGCGCGGTTTATGCAgtttgaactatcacaattttttttttgaaatcatcataaaataattaaattatcattaatacaattattccaaaacacttaaaaaaaaatacaacaaacttgagactaataaaaattataacaacaataagtcaataatctttttaaagtttcaacaacacacctaaatcaaaataacaaacttgaaactaattaaattccaacaacaacataaatgtacaaacacaaacttccaactcgaaatttcaatacacatgtatgggcttaggtttgttgctaagaagagagggtttgtgaagagttatggattttgccCTAAGATTTATGGGCTTGGattgggctcatatgtatgggcttaattaaataaatataaaaattgaaattttaaaacatgCGGTGCAGCACGGTTTGAATCgcggtttaataattcaaaattggAAACTGCACCGCACTGTGgggtttgggaaaaattcaaaccgcaaccgcaccgcgaagaattttaaaccgcattttttttttgcggtgcggacGGTTTGAGCAGTTTGAGCGATTTGATGTACACCCCTAACACAAATTAGCCAAGCATGTTAATTGCCCAAAGTTTATAAGCAACTAAAATAGGAAAGAGATTATAGAGAATTTGTTTCTTTTAAAAAGATTTAAGTACTAAAATACTTTTTACTACCAAAGACAAGCGTTAGGAGGAGGAGCAACAACAAAAAACTACATGATTTAGTATTGTGATATTATACCACTTGGCAAGCcaaactatttttcaaattacaGCGTTGATATCTTCTAAAACATAAGAATACAAAACATAGAAATATATTCACCCTTTCAACAGCTAAAAGAGCAGTAAAGAAAAAAGACAAAaatcaacaattacaaaagaAAATATATCCACTTCAAAATAGCTCGTGATTCAGTGTAATCGTAAGTTTTAACAAAATAAGACGGCAATTTACTttaaatgagaaaaataaaactagttaGTGAActgaaaatgaaatcaaaattGCAATCAATATAATCTAATATAAATGCTAAATGCTAataaaataccaataaacatacacttataaatatatacttaaaGTGGGTGAAGTTGGCTTGAAGATCTTATAATCaatatttttaagtaatttcaaGAACTAAAATGAGAGATTTGAAGTTTTAATATTCAAAGTTcagtttattataatcatatttatcaGGAAACAAGTCATTGAGTTTTTCATAATCTAAATCATGCAATAATTATAGTAAACAATTTTGGTTCAAAATCTAACAaatggtaaaataataattaaataatgaatTAGTTTgggaaattaaaaataataaatatatgataaaatggttttgattttttatttttttggcagAAATGAAGCACAAAAATTAATAGGAATCTTGATAACTATTAAATAATGAACATGTTTAGCCTTAATGTATTTTTCTCAGCAAACAAACAAGATCTTGAGGGAATGATATATCTCTATTATCTCATAACATGGGATGGAATAGAGGAAGATCGATCCATGCacatatattattagtttaaactAAAAGTAATAAAGATCCGAAAGCCCCAAAAGATTCTATATGAAGAAAAACTAACTTGAAAAGCTAAGGAGGTCATACCAAAAACAAAGCTAATAGGAAAGCTTGCTCACCAAAAATTATATACCCAAAAGGGCCAAAACAAATTAGTTAGACATcaaaatttttgatttttttaaaaaataataattcatatattCGTTAAAAGAATGAAACAAGCTCAACCTTAAAATTATAcccaaattaaacaaaaatatgtGCTATTTTAAAATACTAAGAGATAAACAAAATCGAAAAATACTTTAACGAgccttttaatttaattttttttcctaagattttttctttttaatttcccGTCTACTTTCGTGCTCTTTCTCCCAAAAAAAAGAACCCCTAAAGAGAAAATCAATTCTCTACCCTTCTAGATCATAAACACTTTTTTCTTactgtttcaaattttttaggCTATTTTTATCAATTCTATGAGCAAAAAATGGACtgttgaagaagaaagagaaaaaaaaaaaagaaaaaaaggagtAATTGGATTAAGGTGGATGTAATCAGTcaaattgttataaaaaaataggCCAATTAGTAATTATTTCACCGAACTTcgacatatactaaattatgtccTTTGAACTTTTTTGGTCGTTTAAATTCAAAGGGCATAATTtattacatgtcaaaattcagtaaaaaaattgctaattaacctaaaaaaatattatttaataacaacccttgatcaaataaaatagaatctAATAGTTATAAACTATTAagggtattatatatatatttagaaaaaggtaccttaatatataaaataggtATAACCTAATTGTAGTGTGTCATCTTAAATTGGTTGCCCTAATAATATTCTGGTTACATCTCTATGTGAGTGAGTGACTGCCACTCTAAGTCTCCAACCATCTCTCCCaccatggtatatatatttgtgatattaatttcttaattaacaaaaatattttaccatTTCATTTAcatcttaaaaattaaaatggcATGGAGAGATTCCACTTCAACGGTcacatttttgttaaaaaaaaaaaaaaactatcaaaTGCTTCTATAATTATGAAATAGTCCAATTAAGATCAAACATAATTATGTGGTTAAGTGGTGCAATATTCACTCTTTTTTCTTTATCTCAAAAATGTGGGTcgctttatatatattttttccttttaaatcatagGGGTCATAATAATCTTGACACAAAATCATGATCTAATTTCACTGTAATTTCTTGCTCTTTTTTCTTTGGTGGTAATTGATTTGAATAAAACAAATTTGATTATACATATGCAATGAACACAATTAAACAGCAAAAAGTAGGGGGAACATGGTGGTTATGGGATTAAAGTTCACTAATTATGGCTTATTCCAAGGCCTTAAGACTTTCTCTTGCTACCCAAcaaagtttctttttttttttttcaaggctTGGAAAATAAGCTTTTTACAACACTAATAACAAACTTTGATGGCTCAATCCTAACTACTACTTTTCAGGCATATTCTTTTCGAAGCTGTGGGTCTCTATAATGGATTTGTTTTGTTGTTCATCCATGTGTATTAAACATTTTTCTCCTCATTAGCTTAGATTTATATGGGTaccacaccaaaaaaaaaaaagagtgccTATTGACAATTGATCTTGAATTTACAGTACTTTTAGGTCTCGTTTGGTGGGGTAATAGGATATACTATTGTACTAGACGATAAAGCCTAAGAGAGAATAAGAAAATTACTCATATTTGCCACATATATATGGCTTTTGAAATTTCTCATAATTGAGGTTTATCTTGAAAGTTTTAGGGTGCACCCAAGAATGATGTATCGGTGCCCTTATTgtgtttttgtaaataattttattattttggactttattaaaacaaaattattaaaaatttgagCTCTGAgaattattttgtattattttaaaaaatacaaggtttaatttataatttaataaaataaaaagtcgaATCAGtaacttttataaatataaggtccaaaataatattgaaaaattctataatgcaccccTTTAAAAGGGATGCACCGATACATCTCTATCTGTTTTAGtattcgaaataattttttagtcaaatttattCTCGTGGCTatgtaaattatagttatttaagacatctttcaaaattttaagaaatacaGAAAAGTTTAATACGCCAAAAATTGcattcaaacagtgtgttgtacgtgtgactattttattttatagcgtgtaaaatagattgtttgaacattattttctatattataaattatttcgaatttctcaaaattttataaaatatcttaaatagctataacatacatgaatataaaaaaaatagactaaatttttttctgagcactaaaataagtaaaaagTATATCAGTACATTCTTTTAAGAAGGTGCATTGCAGACCCAATAGTATTAACtctaattttgatttgtttttatataataaaaaataatatagttatttaagatatcatataaattttaatatgttttatttaattaggaTTTAAACTAGTATTATAAATTCATTAAAAACAACCAAACTagcattataaattattttaaatttccaaaaatttgcTATATGTATACAAAGTAATAACTATCCGagagtattaaaatattaatacataaagagtttataggaggtgagattttaaatttattatatttcacTTAATTGACTGGACAATTGCAACAAAATTCATCTTTGAAAGACTTTATATAGAACATTAGAAAGCATTAAACTATCATTACACTAAATTATTCCATtctaaatgaattaaaatgcTAATTGAGTTAATATCTCTAATATGTCTTTCAATTTCataatcaaaatatataagaaaatccaattatatcactctatgtctatccgaccacatggccaaaaagtaaagaaaaatTGAATCATTGATAGCTTTTACTGATCATGGATTGATTACATAGCAAAAAATAGCTGTTGAAGTGAAAATTTTAGAAGATTAGAAATAATGATGGTgcatgaaaagaaagaaaaatcattATTTATTTCATCCATCTTTTGTTGTGTAGTGATTAAGAGAGTGAAAAGTATAAGCCATTCCATATGATCATAATACTATGCACCACCAAGaatattttctcattttttttcaagtaCTTTTATCATGATGTCTCCAACGCATGAGCAACTCAATTATTAGTACCTTCATCATCAAGAAACTAGTCTAGCAACAAAACAATTGTAGATGTAACTAAATTAGTTCACTATATTTCTTAATTTACAACCAACAAAATACAGATTTACTAAGTTAGTCTAATTTTATATGATAAAAAATATGGTACCATAAATAATTAGAGAATATTAGAGGTTGCATGTAGTGATGTGATGTGATGCAGATTGTCATGTAGTCTTAATTATCAGGATTTTTTTGCT from Cannabis sativa cultivar Pink pepper isolate KNU-18-1 chromosome 4, ASM2916894v1, whole genome shotgun sequence carries:
- the LOC115714318 gene encoding aspartyl protease family protein 1, whose translation is MAATSNFVLGKALVYFLTLFLVVLCRGSVSCYGFGTFGFDIHHKFSDPVRGILGFDEVPQKGTVDYYKVLVHGDHLIKGRHLASDDQTTPLAFYPGNDTVQLGGPFGYLHYANISVGTPSSSYLVALDTGSDLFWLPCDCTSCVRGIRSGDEITEFNIFSPNASSTSKKVSCNSSLCDLQRRCPSQTSTCPYQVVYLSNGTSSTGYLVEDVLHLTTDDSKLKGVKAPITFGCGTVQTGSFLEGAAPNGLIGLGIEAISVPSLLAKEGYTSNSFSMCFGREGLGRIRFGDNGSVDQGETPFSLRETHPTYNVTITQINVGGTDANLEFSAIFDSGTSFTYLNDPAYTQISESFNKMANEDRHSSNSSIPFEYCYVLRPNQTSFEYPALNFTMKGGHVYPVKESIVVASDNGTLIYCLGVVKSENVNIIGQNFMTGYRITFDREKLILGWKDSNCFDEEETSTLPIKPSSSPAMSPAGTLSPEATSGSVNNTIKPEAAPPRNHSSKLNSFSFMFILLIICQFFVIV